In Heterodontus francisci isolate sHetFra1 chromosome 40, sHetFra1.hap1, whole genome shotgun sequence, one DNA window encodes the following:
- the LOC137353169 gene encoding olfactomedin-4-like encodes MQVGTELRGRMKMLFLILVAATLQPSISQTVNGTVDDDGACVCSVILPDTTFPVEKMEFLGTSLLEINVSMQLEINKVLEYKKIISEHTVKLVNLTRRVEIIETEGSYTQLDFELLKLEIQELVALTNQLKVSFNGSNSIIDQLFVEIENISLIVHQLESYDKNNVLAIRKEIAALKKQLVECENIKAPPTQPPIDYGSCEHNGLHNITDPFVIQLNWRGSSYKFGGWGKDPAPISSKKEVYWVAALDTDGRILQYYRLHSSRDDLLLYKNPIDKSLRISGYSYTAQGSGMVLYKNFLYYNCYNSRYLCRVNIDTNAVESQTLEDAAYNNRFSYAGVTYQDMDFSVDETGLWVIYSTEANAGNIVISKINVTSFTVEKTWVTSQYKPGVTNAFIICGVLYAIRPVSTRTEEIFYKFDTRTGEEGRIGIKMDKVMETLQSVSYNPSDHKLYVYNDGYQVTYDVIFKPLNQQ; translated from the exons ATGCAGGTGGGTA CAGAGCTCAGAGGCAGAATGAAGATGCTGTTCTTGATACTGGTTGCAGCGACTCTGCAGCCCTCT ATCTCGCAGACTGTCAATGGGACAGTCGATGACGATGGCGCGTGTGTCTGCTCAGTGATTTTACCTGATACCACGTTCCCAGTGGAAAAAATGGAATTTTTGGGAACATCATTATTGGagatcaatgtcagcatgcagcttGAAATCAACAAG GTTCTGGAATATAAGAAGATTATTTCTGAGCACACGGTGAAGCTGGTGAATCTGACACGACGTGTGGAGATCATTGAGACCGAGGGCTCCTACACCCAGCTCGACTTTGAACTGCTGAAACTGGAGATCCAAGAGCTGGTGGCACTGACCAATCAGCTGAAAGTCTCATTCAATGGAAGCAACAGCATCATCGATCAGCTTTTTGTTGAG ATTGAGAACATATCACTCATTGTCCATCAGCTGGAATCATATGATAAGAACAATGTATTGGCGATCCGCAAGGAAATCGCAGCCCTGAAGAAACAGCTGGTGGAATGTGAGAATATCAAGGCTCCACCAACCCAACCACCCATTGATTACG GGAGCTGTGAACATAACGGCCTTCATAATATAACTGACCCCTTCGTAATACAACTGAACTGGAGAGGATCTAGTTATAAATTTGGAGGGTGGGGCAAAGATCCAGCTCCAATCTCCAGTAAAAAGGAGGTGTATTGGGTGGCAGCGCTCGACACAGATGGACGAATACTTCAGTACTACAGATTGCATTCTTCACGTGATGATTTACTGCTCTACAAGAATCCAATAGACAAGTCACTTCGGATTTCAGGCTACAGTTACACTGCACAGGGGAGTGGAATGGTTTTGTACAAAAACTTCTTGTATTACAACTGTTATAATTCGAGATACCTGTGCAGGGTTAACATAGACACAAATGCTGTCGAGAGCCAGACTCTTGAAGATGCAGCTTACAACAACAGGTTTTCTTATGCGGGTGTCACATACCAGGACATGGACTTCTCTGTAGATGAAACTGGCCTGTGGGTCATTTACTCCACtgaagcaaatgctggaaatattgttATTAGTAAGATTAACGTGACCTCCTTCACTGTGGAAAAGACATGGGTCACCAGCCAGTATAAACCTGGTGTGACCAATGCCTTCATAATATGTGGGGTGTTGTACGCAATTAGACCCGTGAGCACACGGACTGAGGAGATTTTCTATAAGTTTGATACCAGAACTGGTGAGGAAGGTAGGATTGGTATAAAGATGGATAAGGTGATGGAGACACTGCAAAGTGTTAGTTATAATCCATCTGATCATAAACTCTATGTGTACAATGATGGCTACCAGGTGACTTATGATGTAATATTTAAACCACTGAACCAACAATAA